Proteins encoded by one window of Polyangiaceae bacterium:
- a CDS encoding DoxX family protein has protein sequence MLWTGRVLSALPVLMLSASGAMKLSANPQFVAQFQEHLGYPGGALLPIALAELVSTLLYAVPRTSVFGAVLLTAYLGGATATHVRVGEPFLAPVLIGVMLWLGLFLRDARLRALLPLRQPA, from the coding sequence ATGTTGTGGACCGGGCGCGTGTTGTCTGCGCTACCCGTGCTGATGCTCAGCGCGAGCGGCGCGATGAAGTTGTCAGCCAATCCCCAGTTCGTTGCACAGTTTCAGGAGCATCTGGGCTACCCGGGCGGCGCCTTGTTGCCCATCGCGCTGGCAGAGCTCGTCTCTACGCTGCTCTACGCAGTGCCGCGTACTTCGGTGTTCGGTGCGGTGTTGCTCACGGCGTACCTGGGTGGTGCGACGGCGACCCACGTGCGTGTCGGTGAGCCCTTCCTGGCGCCGGTGCTAATCGGGGTGATGCTGTGGTTAGGGCTTTTCCTCAGGGATGCGCGCCTGAGGGCGCTGCTCCCGTTGCGTCAGCCTGCTTGA
- a CDS encoding hydrogen peroxide-inducible genes activator gives MNLSALTIQQLRYLVAVDQHRNFREAAAACHVSQPALSTQLKRLEELLETTLYDRSKQPIVPTPLGALVVAQAKVVLEQVDRLGALARPELELSGVYRLGVIPTLTASFLPLFIPQFSVAYPKVELIIKELPTDQLIRGLRAGTLDAGLAATPLEVPGLFERPLCNEPFYVFVPPGHALGKRTELHQSDLVGEHLWLLAEGHCFRNQVLHLCSADLGDSNDGRKLQLETGSFEALVRLVQAGLGVTILPELTTRQLSDAQRQQQVRPFVAPVPVRQVGLLYAREHIHKEITDAIARALLSGIPAELREPNSDQAEPLPPKNGVAAATGGSAEDANGVAVRRGRRATASKQKSRRGSRAG, from the coding sequence ATGAACCTATCGGCTCTCACGATTCAGCAGCTTCGGTACCTGGTGGCGGTGGATCAGCACCGCAATTTCCGCGAGGCGGCGGCGGCTTGCCACGTCTCGCAACCCGCGCTCAGCACCCAGCTCAAACGCCTGGAAGAGCTGCTTGAGACCACCCTCTACGACCGTTCCAAGCAACCCATCGTGCCCACGCCGCTCGGGGCGCTGGTGGTGGCGCAAGCCAAGGTCGTGCTCGAACAGGTAGACCGCCTGGGGGCGCTCGCGCGTCCGGAGCTCGAGCTCTCGGGCGTGTATCGCCTGGGGGTGATCCCGACTCTCACCGCGAGCTTCCTGCCGCTCTTCATCCCGCAGTTCAGCGTCGCCTATCCGAAGGTGGAGCTGATCATCAAAGAACTCCCAACGGACCAGCTGATCCGGGGACTGCGCGCGGGAACTCTGGACGCCGGCCTCGCCGCGACTCCGCTCGAGGTACCAGGTCTGTTCGAGCGACCCCTGTGCAACGAGCCCTTCTACGTGTTCGTCCCGCCGGGCCACGCCCTGGGCAAGCGCACAGAGCTCCACCAGTCGGACCTGGTGGGGGAGCACCTATGGCTGCTCGCTGAAGGGCATTGCTTCCGCAATCAGGTGCTGCACCTGTGCAGCGCGGACCTGGGAGACAGCAACGACGGGCGAAAGCTCCAGCTCGAGACGGGTTCATTCGAGGCACTCGTGCGTCTGGTTCAAGCCGGCCTGGGGGTCACGATCCTCCCGGAGCTCACTACTCGTCAGCTCAGCGACGCGCAGCGCCAGCAGCAGGTCAGGCCCTTCGTTGCCCCGGTACCGGTACGCCAGGTCGGGCTCCTCTACGCGCGCGAACATATCCACAAAGAAATAACTGACGCCATCGCGCGGGCGTTGCTGAGCGGCATACCGGCTGAGCTACGAGAGCCGAACAGCGACCAAGCGGAGCCCCTCCCCCCCAAGAACGGCGTCGCGGCGGCAACAGGTGGATCCGCCGAGGACGCGAACGGGGTAGCCGTCAGGCGCGGCCGCCGGGCTACAGCGTCCAAACAAAAGAGCCGCCGCGGTTCCCGCGCTGGCTGA
- a CDS encoding AMP-binding protein, producing MSQPPATLSLGRVAGEQASRIALIDAGQPLSYGELWAGAQAAQGWLAAQGLLDAPLLACVAEASRRHIELALAAIDLGLPIAFVHPRLHPAERRELLGGFPRTAAAPVLDTSTLPEAGWPAQSSAPHPQMSRALRDEAWRRWEAVLFTSGSTGTPKGVLLGAEQFLAAAHASQRNLGWLEHDRWLLSLPLAHVGGLSIVLRCLAARRTVVLPEPGAGLDLGRLTRAVEGHQVSLMSLVPTQLERLDGWAPPPSLRAALVGGAAARPQTIAEARRRGIPTLTTYGATEACSQLATQPLGSPLREDGAVGTAVAGTQLEIRAGRIAALGPQLMRGYLPRGNETDQGAGLEADWFVTSDAGELTEDGWLRVLGRIDDVIITGGENVHPTEVEARLIECSGVSRALVAGVSDPTFGQIVGALLVGDASRDGDFQAFCQSLAPHKRPRRWRWVERLPELPNGKPDRRKVSETFD from the coding sequence TTGAGTCAGCCACCAGCCACCCTGTCACTGGGCCGGGTCGCTGGCGAGCAGGCTTCGCGAATTGCGCTGATCGATGCGGGTCAGCCGCTGAGCTATGGAGAGCTCTGGGCGGGCGCCCAGGCGGCCCAGGGTTGGCTAGCAGCGCAAGGGCTCTTGGATGCGCCGCTGCTCGCCTGCGTCGCTGAAGCGAGCAGGCGCCATATCGAGCTGGCGCTCGCCGCCATCGATCTGGGCCTGCCCATCGCCTTCGTTCACCCGCGCCTGCACCCGGCCGAGCGCCGTGAGTTGCTGGGCGGTTTTCCGCGCACCGCGGCGGCCCCGGTGCTGGACACTTCAACGTTGCCTGAAGCGGGTTGGCCGGCGCAAAGCAGCGCGCCTCACCCCCAAATGAGCCGCGCGCTGAGAGACGAAGCCTGGAGGCGCTGGGAGGCTGTGCTCTTTACGAGCGGCAGCACCGGGACACCAAAGGGCGTGCTGCTCGGCGCAGAACAGTTCTTGGCCGCTGCCCACGCCTCTCAGCGGAACCTCGGCTGGCTCGAGCACGACCGCTGGCTCTTGAGTCTGCCGCTGGCACACGTGGGCGGCTTGTCCATCGTACTGCGTTGCCTCGCGGCAAGGCGCACCGTGGTGTTACCAGAGCCGGGCGCCGGGCTCGACTTGGGGCGCCTCACGCGGGCGGTCGAAGGACACCAGGTGAGCTTGATGAGCCTGGTACCGACTCAGCTCGAGCGGCTGGACGGGTGGGCTCCGCCGCCCAGCTTGAGAGCCGCGCTGGTCGGCGGCGCGGCGGCGCGCCCACAGACCATCGCCGAGGCACGACGGCGCGGGATCCCGACGCTCACGACTTACGGCGCCACCGAGGCTTGCTCGCAACTCGCCACCCAACCTCTGGGGAGCCCGCTGCGCGAAGATGGCGCCGTGGGGACGGCTGTGGCCGGCACTCAGCTCGAGATCCGGGCAGGGCGCATCGCGGCCCTTGGACCTCAGCTGATGCGTGGCTACTTGCCTCGAGGAAATGAAACCGACCAGGGCGCCGGGCTGGAAGCCGACTGGTTCGTCACTAGCGACGCCGGAGAGCTCACCGAGGACGGCTGGCTGCGCGTCCTCGGGCGCATCGACGACGTGATCATCACGGGCGGAGAGAACGTGCACCCGACCGAAGTCGAGGCGCGCTTGATCGAGTGCAGCGGAGTGTCGCGCGCCCTGGTAGCCGGCGTTTCGGATCCCACGTTTGGCCAGATCGTCGGCGCGCTGCTCGTGGGAGATGCGTCTCGAGATGGCGATTTTCAGGCGTTTTGTCAGAGCCTCGCGCCACACAAGCGGCCCCGGCGCTGGCGCTGGGTGGAGCGCCTGCCTGAGCTCCCCAACGGCAAACCAGACCGGCGAAAAGTCTCCGAAACCTTCGACTGA
- a CDS encoding DUF3565 domain-containing protein: MERKIAGYHQDTEGHWVAELECGHTQHVRHAPPWQERPWVLSEAGREAKRGEPLDCQFCNMGSVPQGYEKYSGTREFTDQDVPQALLNDHRTKPGVWGHIVVEEGRLEYHCPHGVFVLRPGVLGVIEPDTPHHLRIIEPVRFRVDFLRADAAAEPS, from the coding sequence TTGGAGCGCAAGATCGCGGGCTATCACCAAGATACCGAGGGGCACTGGGTCGCCGAACTCGAGTGCGGCCACACGCAGCATGTGCGCCACGCGCCGCCGTGGCAGGAGCGCCCCTGGGTGCTTAGCGAAGCAGGCCGCGAAGCCAAGCGGGGCGAGCCCCTCGACTGCCAGTTCTGCAATATGGGGTCGGTGCCCCAGGGATACGAAAAGTACTCAGGTACGCGTGAGTTCACCGATCAGGACGTGCCGCAGGCGCTGCTCAACGACCACCGCACGAAACCGGGAGTGTGGGGGCACATCGTGGTGGAGGAAGGGCGGCTCGAATACCACTGTCCCCACGGCGTCTTCGTGCTGCGCCCGGGGGTGCTCGGCGTCATCGAACCCGACACGCCCCACCACTTACGTATCATCGAGCCAGTTCGTTTCCGTGTGGACTTCCTGCGGGCCGACGCCGCGGCCGAGCCATCTTAG
- a CDS encoding 1,4-dihydroxy-2-naphthoate polyprenyltransferase, producing the protein MPAPGSFGAWVLACRPATLSASSVPVLVGTACAFLAGGFKLGPALAALIGAGLLQIGSNFANDVFDFEKGADTEERLGPTRAVQAGLVSPEGMKRGMWLVFGLALLVGIYLTWVAGPVIIVIGLCSIAAAIAYTGGPYPLGYHGLGDVFVMLFFGFVAVLGTIYVQLHELTRLAWLASLPVGALATAILVVNNVRDCDTDREAGKRTLAVRFGKRAGVAEYILLYAVSYLVPPLLWLGAGFANPLGSADGAAQAALKPWVMLPWLALPLAIKNVGSMLRDLRPLAPGPGAAKQRGVVLNETLVRTAKHLAIFGLLFAIGLTLTKLI; encoded by the coding sequence CTGCCCGCACCCGGTAGCTTCGGCGCGTGGGTGCTCGCATGTCGCCCTGCGACGTTGTCCGCGAGCTCCGTGCCCGTTTTGGTGGGCACCGCCTGCGCGTTCCTGGCCGGCGGCTTCAAGCTCGGTCCTGCTCTGGCAGCGCTGATCGGCGCGGGACTCCTACAGATTGGCAGCAACTTCGCGAACGACGTCTTTGACTTCGAGAAGGGCGCCGACACCGAGGAACGCCTGGGACCAACCCGCGCGGTGCAAGCCGGACTGGTGTCGCCAGAAGGCATGAAGCGCGGCATGTGGCTGGTGTTCGGACTCGCGCTGCTGGTGGGGATCTACCTGACGTGGGTCGCGGGTCCGGTGATCATCGTCATTGGCCTGTGCTCCATCGCGGCTGCGATCGCCTACACCGGAGGACCGTATCCGCTCGGATATCACGGGTTGGGCGATGTCTTCGTGATGTTGTTCTTCGGCTTCGTCGCGGTACTGGGGACCATCTACGTGCAGCTGCACGAGCTGACACGCCTCGCTTGGCTCGCGAGCCTGCCAGTCGGCGCGCTGGCGACGGCCATCCTGGTGGTCAACAATGTGCGGGACTGCGACACGGACCGCGAGGCAGGCAAGCGCACGTTGGCAGTCCGCTTTGGCAAGCGGGCGGGCGTGGCGGAATACATTCTACTCTACGCGGTTTCTTACCTCGTTCCGCCGCTGCTCTGGCTTGGTGCGGGTTTTGCAAATCCACTCGGGAGCGCCGACGGAGCCGCTCAAGCAGCGCTGAAACCCTGGGTCATGTTGCCTTGGTTGGCTTTGCCCTTGGCGATCAAGAACGTGGGATCCATGCTTCGCGACCTGCGCCCACTCGCCCCTGGGCCGGGTGCCGCGAAACAACGCGGCGTGGTCCTCAACGAGACGCTCGTGAGGACCGCCAAGCACCTCGCCATCTTTGGCTTGCTGTTCGCAATTGGCCTGACACTAACCAAACTAATTTGA
- a CDS encoding cytochrome-c peroxidase: MDFAGQQSLLAPLVKTPEVVVPAGIAPAYWEKLVPKDNPGTQAQVALGKRLYFDPKLSKDGTVACATCHDVSRGFGDGRNTSEGIGDQVGRRNAPIVLNTAFFSSQFWDGRAATLEEQAKLPIVNPIEMGQPNGAAAVAAIAKDATYQKQFQSAYGRAPNYDDMGRAIAAFERTLVFLNAPFDRFLSGDPKAISPAAKGGWMLFNGKARCNSCHQLNSSSPLGTDNRFHNIGVSARHQDFEKLARSALTSLEKDSSAAAIDKLALETDLSELGRFVVTRNRSDIGAFKTPQVRNVGISGPYMHDGSLQTLWDVVDHYNKGGETNTYLDGGIEPLALSEAEVDQLVAFLFALTDDRLSAQNTREQKRQATLAKKQRPFRDTKRANREVLPFEAAKGGK, from the coding sequence ATGGACTTTGCAGGTCAGCAGAGCCTACTCGCACCCCTGGTCAAGACGCCCGAGGTGGTGGTGCCCGCCGGTATCGCTCCAGCCTACTGGGAGAAGCTCGTTCCCAAAGACAACCCCGGCACGCAGGCCCAGGTTGCTCTGGGCAAGCGACTCTACTTCGACCCGAAGCTCTCGAAGGATGGCACCGTTGCTTGTGCGACCTGCCACGACGTCAGTCGCGGTTTCGGCGACGGCCGCAACACCTCCGAGGGGATCGGCGATCAAGTCGGCAGGCGTAACGCTCCTATCGTGCTGAACACGGCGTTCTTCAGCTCGCAGTTTTGGGATGGGCGCGCCGCGACGTTGGAAGAGCAGGCCAAGCTTCCCATCGTCAATCCCATCGAGATGGGGCAGCCGAATGGTGCAGCCGCCGTGGCAGCCATCGCCAAGGATGCAACCTACCAGAAGCAATTCCAGAGCGCCTACGGCCGCGCGCCGAACTACGACGATATGGGGCGCGCCATCGCCGCGTTCGAGCGCACGTTGGTCTTCTTGAATGCGCCCTTCGACCGCTTTCTGTCCGGTGATCCGAAAGCGATCAGTCCTGCGGCCAAGGGTGGCTGGATGCTCTTCAATGGCAAGGCTCGCTGCAACAGCTGTCATCAGCTGAACAGCTCGAGCCCGCTCGGAACAGACAACAGGTTTCACAACATAGGAGTTTCCGCGAGGCACCAAGACTTCGAAAAATTGGCTCGCTCTGCCCTGACCAGCTTGGAAAAGGACTCCTCCGCTGCTGCGATCGACAAGCTCGCGCTCGAGACGGATCTATCAGAGCTCGGGCGCTTCGTGGTCACCCGCAACCGCTCCGACATCGGGGCTTTCAAGACGCCTCAAGTGCGCAACGTCGGGATCTCCGGTCCGTACATGCACGACGGCTCGCTACAGACGTTGTGGGATGTGGTGGACCACTACAACAAGGGCGGGGAAACAAACACCTACCTGGACGGCGGGATCGAGCCGCTGGCGTTGAGCGAAGCAGAGGTCGATCAGCTGGTCGCGTTCTTGTTCGCCCTCACGGATGACCGCCTCAGCGCGCAGAACACGAGAGAGCAGAAGCGGCAAGCAACCCTTGCCAAGAAGCAGCGTCCTTTCCGCGACACCAAGCGGGCCAATCGTGAAGTGTTGCCCTTCGAGGCAGCGAAGGGAGGCAAGTAA
- a CDS encoding RNA polymerase sigma factor — protein sequence MWKKTERPSRHAAEPLSATWISEAASYLKKTLRRLGVAPSDLEDAVQEALIAVHKKRDTFDATRPLKPWLFGFAVRVAANQRRKRRDELGDCAEPVAPEASSPERQALLVQARCIAEQVLGRMPAERSLVFTLHDLEGLSATEIARLVEAPTNTVYSRLRTARAEFADAVLELTAAPNQREALALSIAS from the coding sequence ATGTGGAAAAAGACTGAGCGCCCGTCGCGTCACGCTGCGGAACCTCTATCGGCGACCTGGATCAGCGAGGCCGCCAGCTACCTGAAGAAGACCTTGCGTCGCCTGGGCGTGGCGCCGTCGGACTTGGAGGACGCGGTGCAGGAGGCGTTGATCGCCGTTCACAAGAAGCGCGACACCTTCGACGCGACCCGCCCACTGAAGCCTTGGCTGTTTGGCTTCGCGGTGCGAGTCGCTGCGAACCAACGCCGCAAGCGACGGGACGAACTTGGCGACTGCGCTGAGCCCGTGGCCCCGGAGGCGTCATCGCCGGAGCGCCAGGCGCTGCTAGTGCAAGCCCGCTGCATCGCAGAGCAAGTGCTCGGGCGCATGCCTGCCGAACGCAGCTTGGTGTTCACCCTGCACGACCTCGAGGGATTGTCCGCCACAGAGATCGCCCGCCTGGTGGAAGCGCCAACCAATACCGTGTATTCGCGACTGCGCACCGCACGCGCAGAGTTTGCCGATGCGGTGCTTGAACTGACTGCGGCGCCCAATCAGCGTGAAGCGCTTGCGTTGTCCATCGCAAGCTGA
- a CDS encoding WGR domain-containing protein, whose product MRRFELAEGSASKFWQIHLEGAAFTVTYGRIGTDGRSQKKEFGSAAQANEAAEKLIREKVGKGYSEVAQAAASTGAAKPKAAKPKAPTKAPAKTASKPASKSATAKQATAKQAKTKPVASKPAASKSAASKAAPPDFSLSGGKSMGARAQSNAATRFLEATTPEAWRAAAEKVSYSDYDVIRLLAHLIEHGLFVPACRLHVRGSTKALLRVSVEQVAQVLSQFEEPWVVTQPEDTPVIFGYFPVLLRVAREASSTLAELALPPTLARAAALVRSLGGERLNPEQGAQAVSMVAEVLPYGSERVAWLDEDDTPVPVAPERLLAALERIGGPHWIRGFPNPDRLPAEVASPALKGETLEEVGRALSIFNPAILQARNEPTARFFEVAEKLGEQTAAMMRVAGIRKAKKPKDIPAKAEYQLHPRDVNADPGFGQLGTARLDAWAEHWLSRYPNALTIGELGVEPTDEEFEAHDVGVFLRRLVFAGVPFSDALRRKLIGTPRPYEHNPDELDVRGFVSDVSWLGGDGASKLVPLLVSMAKEQTDERCALGLRLVVATAVRRWEGDAKIPEEVDELLSLGDPVDYDSEVAMQEAIGALPVGRAERVIFRTASQLDDPYKELTYAREGMSAVALRRFARLVAGGRENEDMWSHLGSGSLEVLGPEFGPVLSEALSGETLSESFMERIADAIHEDAFAELEQTVGKNTLDLKAELDGLVKEFGSGTVVYALSAGSPGKGLGRVGGLPAGFTGEDIPRHRGRKMVHAFTVDLRSAPELAARYPDARTLSVWIQGYSEDPERAQKLIPRTDAEVAEVTAEGGTELELLRLEVPAVVFDRDPPGRAAYGRQLLYTKPGFLLGGPIWLQTGPTGLDPEFIAQYDERLAPGANFGDAGICYSFAERCEWQCH is encoded by the coding sequence ATGCGTCGCTTCGAGCTGGCTGAGGGGAGTGCGAGCAAGTTCTGGCAGATCCACCTCGAGGGAGCCGCGTTCACGGTCACCTATGGCCGGATTGGAACCGATGGTCGCAGCCAGAAGAAAGAGTTCGGCAGCGCGGCTCAAGCGAACGAAGCTGCCGAGAAGCTGATTCGGGAGAAGGTCGGGAAGGGCTACTCGGAAGTGGCGCAAGCGGCCGCCTCAACAGGGGCAGCAAAGCCCAAGGCTGCGAAACCAAAGGCGCCAACCAAGGCACCGGCGAAGACAGCCAGCAAACCCGCTAGCAAGTCAGCGACCGCAAAACAGGCGACGGCCAAGCAGGCCAAAACCAAGCCAGTTGCGAGCAAGCCAGCCGCGAGCAAGTCAGCTGCGAGCAAGGCAGCACCTCCGGACTTCAGCCTATCTGGGGGTAAGTCCATGGGCGCGCGGGCGCAGAGCAACGCCGCCACTCGATTCCTCGAGGCAACAACTCCAGAGGCTTGGCGAGCCGCGGCAGAGAAGGTCAGCTACTCCGATTACGATGTGATCCGCCTGTTGGCGCATCTGATCGAGCACGGCCTCTTCGTTCCCGCCTGTCGGCTGCATGTTCGCGGATCGACCAAGGCCTTGTTGCGCGTTTCGGTGGAGCAGGTTGCGCAAGTCCTGAGTCAGTTCGAAGAGCCCTGGGTAGTGACTCAGCCCGAGGACACTCCGGTGATCTTTGGCTACTTCCCGGTGCTGCTGCGGGTAGCACGTGAGGCATCTAGCACTCTCGCCGAGCTGGCGCTGCCGCCGACGTTGGCGCGAGCCGCAGCCCTCGTACGCTCGCTTGGCGGAGAGCGCCTGAACCCGGAGCAAGGTGCCCAGGCCGTGTCGATGGTCGCCGAGGTGTTGCCGTACGGTAGTGAGCGGGTCGCTTGGCTGGATGAGGACGACACTCCCGTGCCGGTCGCCCCGGAGCGCCTGCTTGCAGCGTTGGAACGCATTGGAGGGCCTCACTGGATCCGTGGATTCCCGAACCCGGATCGCCTGCCTGCCGAGGTGGCGTCACCGGCGCTCAAGGGCGAGACGCTGGAGGAGGTGGGGCGCGCCCTGAGCATCTTCAACCCTGCAATCTTGCAAGCGCGCAATGAGCCCACGGCTCGCTTCTTCGAGGTTGCCGAGAAGCTAGGCGAGCAGACTGCGGCGATGATGCGCGTCGCCGGTATCCGCAAGGCAAAGAAGCCGAAGGATATCCCCGCGAAAGCCGAGTACCAGCTGCATCCTCGAGACGTGAACGCCGACCCAGGCTTTGGTCAGCTCGGGACGGCACGACTCGACGCGTGGGCGGAGCACTGGCTTTCGCGCTACCCCAACGCCCTCACCATAGGTGAACTCGGTGTCGAGCCGACCGACGAGGAGTTCGAGGCACACGATGTTGGCGTCTTCCTACGTCGCCTGGTGTTCGCCGGCGTGCCGTTCAGTGATGCCTTACGCCGGAAGTTGATCGGTACGCCTCGGCCCTACGAGCACAACCCGGATGAACTCGACGTGCGTGGCTTTGTCAGCGACGTGAGCTGGCTTGGCGGAGATGGTGCGAGCAAACTGGTGCCGCTGCTGGTCAGCATGGCGAAGGAGCAAACGGACGAGCGCTGCGCCCTCGGGCTGCGTTTGGTGGTGGCCACGGCTGTGCGCCGCTGGGAGGGCGACGCGAAGATCCCCGAGGAAGTGGACGAGCTGCTCAGTCTGGGGGACCCGGTCGACTACGACAGCGAGGTCGCCATGCAAGAGGCCATCGGTGCGCTGCCGGTTGGGCGAGCCGAGCGCGTGATATTTCGTACGGCAAGCCAGCTGGATGACCCTTACAAAGAACTCACCTATGCGCGAGAGGGCATGTCAGCCGTAGCCCTCAGGCGCTTCGCGCGCTTGGTCGCTGGCGGGCGCGAGAACGAGGATATGTGGAGCCATCTCGGTTCGGGATCTCTGGAAGTGCTGGGACCAGAGTTCGGTCCGGTGCTCTCCGAGGCGCTAAGCGGTGAGACCTTGAGCGAGTCGTTCATGGAGCGCATCGCTGACGCAATCCATGAAGACGCTTTTGCCGAGCTCGAGCAGACGGTGGGCAAGAACACCCTGGACCTGAAGGCAGAGCTGGACGGATTGGTGAAGGAGTTCGGTAGCGGGACGGTTGTCTACGCGTTGTCAGCTGGTTCCCCTGGAAAGGGCCTCGGTCGCGTCGGCGGCTTGCCCGCCGGATTCACTGGCGAGGACATCCCCCGTCATCGCGGTCGCAAGATGGTGCACGCTTTCACCGTCGACCTGCGCAGCGCACCCGAGCTAGCGGCGCGCTACCCTGATGCTCGAACGTTATCCGTGTGGATCCAAGGCTACTCGGAGGACCCAGAGCGTGCTCAGAAGCTGATCCCGCGCACGGATGCAGAGGTTGCCGAGGTGACGGCCGAAGGCGGAACGGAGCTCGAGCTGCTGCGTCTGGAGGTGCCGGCGGTGGTGTTCGACCGCGACCCGCCGGGGCGCGCCGCATACGGGCGTCAACTGCTCTACACGAAGCCTGGCTTTTTGCTGGGCGGGCCGATTTGGCTTCAAACGGGCCCGACTGGGCTCGATCCGGAGTTCATCGCTCAGTACGACGAGCGACTCGCACCGGGCGCCAACTTCGGCGACGCTGGGATCTGCTACTCGTTTGCCGAGCGCTGCGAGTGGCAGTGTCACTGA
- a CDS encoding helix-turn-helix transcriptional regulator: MLPDTYSPPNDCSVARDVMSAIGSKWTIPVVASLSHGALRFGALMRALDGISQRMLTLTLRSLERDGMLMRRVLDGNPAPVEYELTALGRSMLEPVSAFGQWVQEHAADIHAARSQYDQLRNPQEDSAP; encoded by the coding sequence ATGTTACCTGACACGTATTCGCCGCCAAACGACTGCAGTGTCGCTCGAGACGTGATGTCCGCGATCGGCAGCAAGTGGACGATTCCGGTCGTCGCGTCGCTATCCCACGGCGCGCTGCGCTTCGGGGCGCTGATGCGCGCGCTCGACGGGATCTCACAGCGCATGCTCACCCTCACCCTGCGCTCACTGGAACGGGACGGCATGCTGATGCGCCGCGTCCTCGACGGTAACCCGGCCCCCGTCGAGTACGAGCTGACGGCTCTCGGTCGTTCCATGCTGGAGCCAGTCAGCGCGTTCGGGCAGTGGGTGCAGGAGCACGCTGCAGACATCCACGCGGCGCGCAGCCAGTACGACCAGCTGCGCAATCCCCAAGAAGACTCAGCACCCTGA
- the trxA gene encoding thioredoxin, translating to MIRQCPSCGQKNRIPTKHLSDAGRCGKCKTTLPAASEPIDVGVAEFDEIVNSVKVPVLVDFWAAWCGPCRAAAPHVKKVASEMSGKAVVLKVDTEAHPELGQRFRVSGIPNFLILKGGEVVNQQAGLVDSTTMKRWLEAAR from the coding sequence GTGATCCGCCAATGCCCAAGCTGCGGTCAGAAGAACCGCATCCCCACCAAGCACCTCTCCGACGCCGGCCGTTGCGGAAAGTGCAAGACCACCCTGCCTGCTGCTTCGGAGCCGATCGACGTCGGGGTCGCCGAGTTCGACGAGATCGTGAATAGCGTCAAGGTGCCCGTGCTCGTCGACTTCTGGGCAGCTTGGTGCGGCCCGTGTCGAGCGGCGGCGCCGCATGTGAAAAAGGTGGCGTCTGAGATGTCGGGGAAGGCGGTGGTGCTCAAGGTCGACACCGAGGCTCACCCGGAGCTCGGACAGCGCTTCCGCGTCAGTGGCATCCCTAACTTCCTGATTCTCAAGGGCGGGGAAGTGGTGAATCAGCAAGCAGGCCTGGTGGATTCCACCACCATGAAGCGCTGGCTCGAAGCCGCTCGCTAG
- a CDS encoding metallophosphoesterase, producing the protein MPKRKQERPQLLGVKSVETRYLEDRQQLYTALKSLDRRSFMKVSAAALGATAGLSAPHGFQPISVAHAQTKQGKAQKFNFAYISDSHLYERKLNDRFVNQLMRAVDDVNALDPQPDFVFYGGDLAQLGQPKELELGAQILKTIKAPLKVMVGEHDWYFDMGEKWRELFGEPTYSFDHKGVHFVVLNSVVEKDFWTKRKLTPMERMRTVAGLDNGVQSSFTVGDAQREWLKKDLAKLPVTQPIVVFSHSPLYKLYKPWNFWTDDAEQVQAILKRFKSVVVFHGHTHQLLTNRIGNIHFHGLLSTAWPWPYAPEGMPELTVQMGRPDPFNPHDGLGDGLVTMHPDGMADMVYNLWNRNPVTISKKYMATNGKQAKPAKPKLRSY; encoded by the coding sequence ATGCCCAAGCGTAAGCAGGAGCGACCGCAGCTGCTCGGTGTGAAGAGTGTCGAAACCCGTTACCTCGAGGATCGGCAGCAGCTCTACACGGCGCTGAAGAGCCTTGACCGACGCTCGTTCATGAAGGTCTCCGCGGCGGCACTCGGTGCGACCGCTGGTCTGTCCGCGCCACACGGATTTCAGCCGATCAGTGTCGCACATGCCCAGACGAAGCAGGGGAAAGCACAGAAGTTCAACTTCGCCTACATCTCTGACTCGCACCTCTACGAGCGCAAGCTCAACGACCGCTTCGTGAATCAGCTGATGCGCGCGGTGGACGACGTGAATGCCCTCGATCCGCAGCCTGATTTCGTGTTCTACGGAGGAGACTTGGCGCAGCTCGGACAACCCAAGGAACTCGAGCTGGGGGCGCAGATCCTGAAGACCATCAAGGCACCGCTCAAGGTGATGGTCGGGGAACACGACTGGTACTTCGACATGGGAGAGAAGTGGCGCGAGCTCTTCGGCGAACCCACTTACTCCTTCGACCACAAAGGCGTGCACTTCGTCGTGCTCAACAGCGTCGTCGAGAAGGATTTCTGGACCAAGCGCAAGCTCACGCCGATGGAGCGCATGCGCACCGTTGCGGGCTTGGACAACGGGGTGCAGAGCTCCTTCACCGTGGGTGACGCCCAGCGCGAGTGGCTGAAGAAGGACTTGGCGAAGCTGCCAGTCACGCAGCCCATCGTCGTGTTCTCCCACTCACCGCTCTACAAGCTCTACAAGCCCTGGAACTTCTGGACCGACGACGCCGAGCAGGTGCAGGCGATCCTGAAGCGCTTCAAGAGCGTTGTGGTGTTCCACGGTCACACGCACCAGTTGCTCACGAACCGCATCGGCAACATTCACTTCCACGGGTTGCTCTCCACCGCGTGGCCCTGGCCGTACGCCCCGGAGGGCATGCCTGAACTCACCGTGCAGATGGGCCGTCCGGATCCGTTCAATCCCCACGATGGCCTGGGGGACGGACTCGTCACCATGCACCCCGATGGCATGGCAGACATGGTCTACAACCTCTGGAACCGTAACCCCGTCACCATCAGCAAGAAGTACATGGCGACCAACGGCAAGCAGGCCAAGCCTGCCAAACCCAAGCTTCGGAGCTACTGA